AACCAGTCCCCTGACAGCGAAACGTCCGGCAAGGATACGGAAGGCGGATCGCTGTACAATTCCAAGGGAGACCTCATCCCTCTTTCCTCTTCCCTGAAAACCGGCACCTGATCACAGGGCGCGCTCCGCCGCGTCCTCAAGACGAAGCAAGGCCAGCAGGTCCTCGTGAACGAGGCCGTTGGTGGCCACGATCATGTGGCCGCCAAGGCCGTACGCTCCTTCCAGACCGCCGACCTTCCCCCCGGCTTCCTCCACCAGCAGCCATCCGGCTGCGGTGTCCCAAGGCTTCAGACCGGTCTCGTAGTATCCCTCGAACCGTCCGCAGGCCGTGTAGGCCAGGTCCACGGCCGCCGAACCCAGACGCCGGATGCCCTGGGAAGCGAGCAGCACCCTTTGCAGCCGCAGGCAGATCTGATCCACCTCAGTATAAAAGGAATAGGGGAATCCCGTGGCGATGAGGGAATTCTGCATGCTTGCCTCGCGACTTACGCCGATGCGGGTCCCGTTCAGAAAAGCGCCCTGGCCGCGCACAGCCCAGAAAAGCTCTTCGAGCATCGGCACGTAGACCGCGCCCATCTCAACCCGTCCGTCCTTCCACAGGGCCACGGACACAGCCACAATGGGCAGGCCGTGAGCGTAGTTGGTGGTGCCGTCCACCGGGTCGACGATCCAGGTCAGCGCGCCGGGAGCGAGGGATTCGTGCGACTCCTCGGCCAGGACCGTCGAGCCGGGAAGCAATGCCGGCAAACCCTCAAGCAGCAGCTTCTCCACCGCCAGATCGGTCTGGGTGACCAGATCGATGCGCCCCTTGAAGGTGATCTCCTTGGCGTCGCTCCACTGCGCACGCACCACACCGCCCGCCTGCCGCACGCAGGCCAAAAAACCGTCCACCAACTGTTTATCCATGATTTCCCTCCGTTTACTGAATTCTGCTTGCGCTTCGTCTTCAGTCCGGTAAATATGCAACTTGAAAAAGCAACTTGTGTTTCCTGCCTTCGCCCCGCCGCCACCTTGTTCCCGCTCCGGGGTGCGACAGACCTGAAAAAAACACAAGCCCCAAGCCTCTGCCTCTTCCCCAAAATCATTGAGGAATCGCCGAGGCGACCGGGAGCCGCTGCACCCGCCGCGGCCAACAGTCAGCCCAAGGATCGGACTTATGCTTATCGGAATCGATGTCGGAGGAACCCACACGGACGGCGTCTGCATCCGGGACGGCCGGGTGGAAGCCATGGCCAAGGTCCCCACGGATCACGACAACCTGCTCGCGACCATCACCGAGGCGTTGTGCGCCATCCTGAAGGATTGCAAAGGCGCGGAAATCCGCACCATCAACCTGAGCACCACTTTGTCCACCAACTCCATCGTCACCGGCCACACCGAAAAAGTGGGCATGTTCGTCATTCCCGGACCGGGAATCGACGCGGGAGCATACGCGCTGGGCAGCCAGTACCATATCCTGTCAGGATGCGTCGACCATCGCGGAGCCATCTCCGCCAAGGCCCGGGTGGACCAGATCAAACCCATGGCCGCGCGCTGTCGCGAAGAGGGCATCCGCGTCTACGGAGTAGTGGGCAAGTTCTGCACGCGCAATCCCGAACAGGAAACGGCCATTGCCGAGGCCCTCGCCCCGCAAGCCGATTTCGTGACCCAGGGACACCGCGTGTCCGAATCCCTCAATTTCGGACGGCGCATCAGCACCGTCTATTACAACTCGGCCGTCTGGCGCACCTTCAACGCCTTTGCCGACGCCCTTGAGCAGAGCCTCAAGGACCTCAGCATCCAGGCCGACATCAACATCGTGAAAGCCGACGGCGGGACCATGCCCCTGAAGCTGGCCCGGGAGATTCCGGTGCAGTCCATCTTCTCCGGGCCTGCCGCCTCAGTCATGGGCATCCTCAGCACCTCTCCGGTGCAGGAGGACGCGCTGATCCTCGACATCGGCGGCACGACCACGGACATGGCCGTGCTCCTGGACGGCGTCCCGCTCCTTGAGCGCGACGGCATCTCCATCGGCGAACACCCCACCCTGGTGCGGGCGCTCAAGGTCGAATCCATCGGCATCGGCGGCGACTCGTTCATCAGCTCCCGCGACGGCCAGTTGCGGGTCGGACCGGATCGCCACGGCCCGTGCATGGCTGCCGGCGGGCCCGCCCCGGCGCTCATGGACGCCATGAACGTCCTCGGGCACGCCTCTTTCGGCGACCGGGAGCGCTCGGCCAAAGGCATCAAGGAAGTGGCCATGACCCAGGGCCTGTCCGCCCGCGAATGCGCCGAACAGGCCGTCAGTCTGGCCATGGACATCCTCAAGAAAAAGGTTGCGGCTTTCCTGGCGGCCATCAATGCCCGCCCGGTCTACACCATCCAGGAAATCCTGGAAGACCGGATCGTGCGCCCCAAGAGCATCCTGCTCATCGGCGGTCCGGCCGTGGCCATGGTCCCGCTCCTGGAAGAAGCCTTCGGCCTGCCCGTGGTGGCCCCGCAGCACGCGGAAGTGGCCAACGCCATCGGCGCATGCCTGACCCGGCCGACCCAGTCCCTGGTCCTGACCGTGGACACCTCGCGCGGCAGTTTCACCGTGCCGGGCCTTGGTATCCACAAGACCGTCAAGCGCACCTACACCCTTGAAGAGGCCGTGCACGACGCCACCACCATGCTGCGGGCCGAACTGGACCGTCAGGGCATTCCCGCCGAGGAAGGCGACATCCAGGTCATCCAGGCCGATGCCTTCAACATGGTCGAGGGGCACTACACCATCGGCCGCAACATCCGTGTCCGCTGTCAGATGCGACCCGGCGTCACCACCATCCTGGCATCCTGAACGGAGGGACCATGCTCACCGCACAATCAAGCCTCGGCATCATTTTCTTCCCGGCCTTCGACTGGGCCATCTCCCCCACCCATCCCGAGCGGGAGGAGCGACTGCTCTACACCCAGGACCAGTTCCGGGAAGAGGGCATCTTCGACATCGAGGGCATCCGCGAATATCGCCCCCTGGTGGCCGAGGAAAAAGACATCATGCGCGCCCATTTCTGCTTTCCCAGCGTGAAGTCCGTGTGCACGGATTCGCATTTCATATCGGCCGGAGGAGTGATCCGCGCGGCCCAACTGGTCATGCAAAAGGAACGGCAACGCGCCTTCGCGGTGGTCCGGCCTCCCGGGCACCATGCCATGCGCACGGTTCACGGCAGCCGCGGCTTCTGCAACATCAACATCGAAGCGGTCATGATCGAATGGATCCGCGAGAACTACGGCAACCTGCGCGTGGCCATCATCGACACGGACTGCCACCACGGCGACGGCACCCAGGACATCTACTGGCATGACCCGGACGTGCTCTTCATCTCGCTGCATCAGGACGGCCGCACCATCTACCCCGGCACGGGCTTCCCCTCGGAGTCCGGCGGCCCCAAGGCCCTGGGCCGAACCATCAACGTGCCCATGCCCCCGCGCACCTCGGATGAAGGCTATCTCATGACCGTGGAGAGGATCGTCATGCCCATCCTCGATCACTTCAAACCCGACCTGATCATCAACTCCGCCGGGCAGGACAACCATTTCTCCGACCCCATCACCAACATGAACTTCACGGCCCAAGGCTACGCCAAGCTCACCCAGATGCTCAAACCCGACATCGCGGTGCTCGAAGGCGGATACGCCATCAAGGGCGCGCTGCCCTACGTCAACCTGGGCATCAGCCTGGCGCTGGCCGGAGTGGATTTCTCCGCCGTGCAGGAACCCGATCTGGACCGGGAGAAGATTCGCGAACAAAAATCCACCATCGACTATCTCGAAGCCCTGTGCGACCAGCTGCCGGAAGTCTACTTCAACCCCAGACCCTCTGAAGCCGTACGCGAGAACGGATATTTCACGCGTCGCCGCTCCATCTACTACGACACGGACGACATCACCGAGACCCAGGTCGAGCGTCTCAAGGACTGTCCGCACTGCCCGGGACTTCTCATCGTCGAGAGCGAAACCGCGAAGACG
This is a stretch of genomic DNA from Desulfomicrobium apsheronum. It encodes these proteins:
- a CDS encoding hydantoinase/oxoprolinase family protein — its product is MLIGIDVGGTHTDGVCIRDGRVEAMAKVPTDHDNLLATITEALCAILKDCKGAEIRTINLSTTLSTNSIVTGHTEKVGMFVIPGPGIDAGAYALGSQYHILSGCVDHRGAISAKARVDQIKPMAARCREEGIRVYGVVGKFCTRNPEQETAIAEALAPQADFVTQGHRVSESLNFGRRISTVYYNSAVWRTFNAFADALEQSLKDLSIQADINIVKADGGTMPLKLAREIPVQSIFSGPAASVMGILSTSPVQEDALILDIGGTTTDMAVLLDGVPLLERDGISIGEHPTLVRALKVESIGIGGDSFISSRDGQLRVGPDRHGPCMAAGGPAPALMDAMNVLGHASFGDRERSAKGIKEVAMTQGLSARECAEQAVSLAMDILKKKVAAFLAAINARPVYTIQEILEDRIVRPKSILLIGGPAVAMVPLLEEAFGLPVVAPQHAEVANAIGACLTRPTQSLVLTVDTSRGSFTVPGLGIHKTVKRTYTLEEAVHDATTMLRAELDRQGIPAEEGDIQVIQADAFNMVEGHYTIGRNIRVRCQMRPGVTTILAS
- a CDS encoding inositol monophosphatase family protein; the encoded protein is MDKQLVDGFLACVRQAGGVVRAQWSDAKEITFKGRIDLVTQTDLAVEKLLLEGLPALLPGSTVLAEESHESLAPGALTWIVDPVDGTTNYAHGLPIVAVSVALWKDGRVEMGAVYVPMLEELFWAVRGQGAFLNGTRIGVSREASMQNSLIATGFPYSFYTEVDQICLRLQRVLLASQGIRRLGSAAVDLAYTACGRFEGYYETGLKPWDTAAGWLLVEEAGGKVGGLEGAYGLGGHMIVATNGLVHEDLLALLRLEDAAERAL
- a CDS encoding histone deacetylase family protein, whose product is MLTAQSSLGIIFFPAFDWAISPTHPEREERLLYTQDQFREEGIFDIEGIREYRPLVAEEKDIMRAHFCFPSVKSVCTDSHFISAGGVIRAAQLVMQKERQRAFAVVRPPGHHAMRTVHGSRGFCNINIEAVMIEWIRENYGNLRVAIIDTDCHHGDGTQDIYWHDPDVLFISLHQDGRTIYPGTGFPSESGGPKALGRTINVPMPPRTSDEGYLMTVERIVMPILDHFKPDLIINSAGQDNHFSDPITNMNFTAQGYAKLTQMLKPDIAVLEGGYAIKGALPYVNLGISLALAGVDFSAVQEPDLDREKIREQKSTIDYLEALCDQLPEVYFNPRPSEAVRENGYFTRRRSIYYDTDDITETQVERLKDCPHCPGLLIVESETAKTPKSLGLHVPVQGCDMCSQEAEERFAKSRQAGYAHAQLSDRVTKRYEYAK